One window of Pseudomonas sp. FP198 genomic DNA carries:
- the cysM gene encoding cysteine synthase CysM, translating to MTLQYPTIADCVGNTPLVRLQRLPGATSNTLLLKLEGNNPAGSVKDRPALSMITRGELRGQIRPGDTLIEATSGNTGIALAMAAAIKGYKMILIMPDNSSAERKAAMTAYGAELILVTQEEGMEGARDLAERMQAEGRGKVLDQFANGDNPEAHYTTTGPEIWRQTDGTISHFVSSMGTTGTIMGTSRYLKEQNPNVQIIGLQPMEGSAIPGIRRWPEEYLPKIYQADRVDRIIDMAQSEAEDVTRRLAREEGIFCGVSSGGAVAGMLRLSKEVENAVIVAIICDRGDRYLSTGIFDAPN from the coding sequence ATGACTTTGCAGTACCCAACCATCGCCGATTGCGTCGGCAACACCCCGCTGGTTCGTTTGCAGCGCCTGCCCGGCGCGACCAGCAATACGCTTTTGCTCAAGCTCGAAGGCAACAACCCGGCGGGTTCGGTCAAGGACCGGCCGGCGCTGTCGATGATCACCCGTGGCGAATTGCGCGGGCAGATCCGCCCCGGCGATACGCTGATCGAGGCGACCTCCGGCAACACCGGCATCGCCCTGGCGATGGCGGCGGCGATCAAGGGCTACAAGATGATCCTGATCATGCCCGATAACTCCAGCGCCGAGCGCAAGGCGGCGATGACGGCCTATGGCGCCGAGCTGATCCTGGTGACCCAGGAAGAGGGCATGGAAGGCGCCCGTGACCTCGCCGAGCGCATGCAGGCCGAGGGCCGGGGCAAGGTGTTGGACCAGTTCGCCAATGGCGACAATCCAGAAGCCCACTACACCACCACCGGCCCGGAGATCTGGCGCCAGACCGATGGCACGATCAGCCATTTCGTCAGCTCGATGGGCACCACCGGCACCATCATGGGTACTTCACGCTACCTGAAAGAACAGAACCCGAACGTGCAGATCATCGGCCTGCAACCGATGGAAGGCTCGGCCATCCCCGGCATCCGCCGCTGGCCCGAGGAATATCTGCCGAAGATCTACCAGGCCGATCGCGTGGATCGCATCATCGACATGGCCCAGAGCGAAGCCGAAGACGTGACCCGTCGCCTGGCCCGTGAGGAAGGTATTTTCTGCGGCGTGTCTTCGGGCGGTGCCGTGGCGGGCATGCTGCGTTTGTCGAAGGAAGTGGAAAATGCAGTGATCGTCGCGATCATCTGCGACCGTGGCGACCGTTACCTGTCGACCGGCATCTTCGACGCGCCCAACTGA
- the relA gene encoding GTP diphosphokinase, whose translation MVQVRAHQPINTDGSINLEAWLDHAVSIDPALDREALKQACEFAREAEQQHNAAKNLWSEGTSSFQTGLEIAEILADLKLDQDSLVAAVLYRGVREGQIQLPMVNQRFGTVVAKLIDGVLRMAAISASLSPRQSMVLGTQGQVENLRKMLVAMVDDVRVALIKLAERTCAIRAVKSADDEKRNRVAREVFDIYAPLAHRLGIGHIKWELEDLSFRYLEPDQYKQIAKLLHERRLDRERFITDVMTQLREELQATGVEADISGRAKHIYSIWRKMQRKGLEFSQIYDVRAVRVLVPEMRDCYTALGIVHTLWRHIPKEFDDYIANPKENGYRSLHTAVIGPEGKVLEVQIRTHAMHEEAELGVCAHWKYKGTDVKSGSNHYEEKISWLRQVLEWHEELGDIGGLAEQLRVDIEPDRVYIFTPDGHAIDLPKGATPLDFAYRVHTEIGHNCRGAKINGRIVPLNYSLQTGEQVEIITSKHGTPSRDWLNPNLGYITTSRARAKIVHWFKLQARDQNVAAGKTLLERELSRLGLPQVDFDKLAEKANMKTAEDMFAALGAGDLRLAQLVNLAQQLVEPERGNEQLELIPRKATGYKPGKRGDIQIQGVGNLMTQMAGCCQPLPGDAIVGYITQGRGVSIHRQDCASVLQLAGREPERIIQVSWGPVPVLTYPVDIIIRAYDRSGLLRDVSQVLLNERINVLAVNTRSNKEDNTALMSLTIEIPGLDALGRLLGRISQLPNIIETRRNRTPG comes from the coding sequence ATGGTACAGGTGAGAGCACACCAGCCGATCAACACCGACGGCAGTATCAATCTCGAGGCTTGGCTCGATCACGCGGTCAGTATCGATCCGGCACTGGATCGCGAAGCCTTGAAGCAAGCCTGCGAGTTCGCTCGTGAGGCGGAACAGCAACACAACGCGGCGAAGAACCTGTGGTCCGAAGGCACCTCGAGTTTCCAGACGGGCCTCGAGATCGCCGAAATCCTCGCCGACCTCAAGCTCGACCAGGACTCGCTGGTCGCCGCGGTGCTGTACCGCGGCGTGCGTGAAGGGCAGATCCAGCTGCCGATGGTCAACCAGCGTTTCGGCACCGTGGTCGCCAAGCTGATCGACGGCGTGTTGCGCATGGCGGCCATCAGCGCCAGCCTCAGCCCGCGCCAGTCCATGGTCCTGGGCACCCAGGGCCAGGTGGAAAACCTGCGCAAGATGCTCGTGGCCATGGTCGACGACGTGCGTGTCGCGCTGATCAAGCTGGCCGAGCGCACCTGCGCGATCCGCGCCGTGAAGTCCGCCGACGACGAAAAACGCAACCGTGTCGCCCGTGAGGTGTTCGACATCTACGCGCCGCTGGCCCACCGTCTCGGTATCGGTCACATCAAATGGGAGCTGGAGGACTTGTCCTTCCGCTACCTGGAGCCTGACCAGTACAAGCAGATCGCCAAGCTGTTGCATGAACGACGGCTGGATCGCGAGCGCTTCATCACCGATGTCATGACTCAGTTGCGTGAGGAATTGCAGGCCACCGGCGTGGAAGCCGATATCAGTGGCCGGGCCAAGCACATCTACTCGATCTGGCGCAAAATGCAGCGCAAAGGCCTGGAATTCAGCCAGATCTACGACGTTCGCGCCGTGCGCGTGCTGGTTCCGGAAATGCGCGATTGCTACACCGCGCTGGGGATCGTCCACACCTTGTGGCGGCACATTCCCAAGGAGTTCGACGACTACATCGCCAACCCGAAGGAAAACGGCTACCGCTCGCTGCACACCGCGGTCATCGGCCCGGAAGGCAAGGTGCTGGAGGTGCAGATCCGCACCCATGCCATGCACGAAGAAGCCGAGCTGGGGGTTTGCGCCCACTGGAAATACAAGGGCACCGACGTCAAGTCCGGGTCCAACCATTACGAAGAGAAAATCTCCTGGCTGCGCCAGGTGCTGGAATGGCACGAGGAACTCGGTGACATCGGCGGCCTGGCGGAGCAGTTGCGGGTCGACATCGAGCCGGACCGGGTCTACATCTTCACTCCCGACGGCCACGCCATCGACCTGCCCAAGGGAGCGACGCCGCTGGACTTCGCCTACCGGGTGCATACCGAGATCGGCCACAACTGCCGTGGCGCCAAGATCAACGGGCGGATCGTGCCGCTCAACTACAGCCTGCAGACCGGCGAGCAGGTCGAGATCATCACCAGCAAGCACGGCACGCCGAGCCGCGACTGGCTGAACCCGAACCTGGGCTACATCACCACTTCACGAGCGCGGGCGAAAATCGTCCACTGGTTCAAGTTGCAGGCCCGCGACCAGAACGTCGCCGCCGGCAAGACCCTGCTCGAACGCGAGCTGAGTCGCCTGGGCCTGCCGCAGGTGGATTTCGACAAGCTGGCTGAAAAAGCCAACATGAAGACCGCCGAGGACATGTTCGCCGCCCTTGGCGCCGGTGACCTGCGCCTGGCGCAACTGGTCAACCTCGCCCAGCAACTGGTGGAGCCGGAACGCGGCAACGAGCAACTGGAACTGATTCCGCGCAAGGCCACCGGCTACAAGCCCGGCAAGCGCGGCGACATCCAGATCCAGGGCGTGGGCAACCTGATGACCCAGATGGCCGGCTGCTGCCAGCCGCTGCCGGGGGATGCGATCGTCGGCTACATCACCCAGGGCCGTGGCGTGAGCATTCACCGCCAGGATTGCGCCTCGGTGCTGCAACTGGCCGGTCGCGAACCGGAGCGGATCATCCAGGTCAGCTGGGGCCCGGTGCCAGTGCTCACCTACCCGGTGGACATCATCATCCGCGCCTACGACCGTTCCGGCCTGCTGCGTGACGTGTCCCAGGTGCTGCTCAACGAGCGGATCAACGTGCTGGCGGTCAACACCCGCTCGAACAAGGAGGACAACACCGCGCTGATGTCCCTGACCATCGAGATTCCGGGGCTGGATGCATTGGGGCGGTTGCTGGGGCGGATTTCCCAGTTGCCGAACATCATCGAGACCCGGCGCAATCGGACGCCGGGCTAA
- the rlmD gene encoding 23S rRNA (uracil(1939)-C(5))-methyltransferase RlmD — translation MAKQERGLRFQPSGGSRAPQVPTGKKQRLTIERLANDGRGIAFVDGRTWFVIGALAGEEVEARVLGAHGKVVEARTERVFSSSELRRAAPCVHAGRCGGCSVQHLPHGEQLALKQRMLAEQLSRVAGVEPDEWAAPLSGPEFGYRRRARVAVRWDQKAKKLEVGFRAVGSQDIVAIGECPVLVQPLQPIMSRLPEMLRRLGKPQALGHVELFAGSSLAILLRHMAPLSEADLTILKDFCAFHEAQLWLHGEGEPQPVDPGQALGYRLVTWDLELAYRPGDFIQVNAAVNEAMVAQALQWLAPRPDERVLDLFCGLGNFALPLARQVREVVAVEGVQTMVERAAANALSNNLHNTAFFQADLSQPLAAAEWIGEGFSAVLLDPPRDGAFEVVRKLASLGARRLVYVSCNPATLARDTVELIKQGYRLKRAGILDMFPQTAHVEAMALFEASQDGLSD, via the coding sequence ATGGCCAAACAAGAAAGAGGCTTGCGCTTCCAGCCCAGCGGCGGAAGCCGGGCCCCGCAAGTGCCTACCGGAAAAAAGCAGCGCCTGACGATTGAGCGCCTGGCCAACGATGGCCGGGGCATTGCGTTTGTCGATGGGCGGACCTGGTTTGTCATCGGCGCCCTGGCCGGTGAAGAGGTCGAGGCGCGGGTGCTCGGTGCCCATGGCAAAGTGGTCGAGGCCCGCACCGAACGGGTGTTTTCCTCCAGCGAACTGCGTCGTGCAGCGCCCTGCGTGCATGCCGGTCGCTGCGGCGGTTGCAGCGTCCAGCATTTGCCCCACGGCGAACAGCTCGCCCTGAAACAGCGCATGCTCGCCGAGCAATTGTCGCGAGTGGCGGGTGTCGAGCCGGATGAGTGGGCCGCGCCGTTGAGCGGGCCGGAATTCGGCTACCGACGTCGCGCCCGGGTGGCGGTGCGTTGGGACCAGAAAGCGAAAAAGCTTGAAGTGGGTTTCCGTGCCGTCGGCAGCCAGGACATCGTTGCCATCGGCGAATGTCCGGTGCTGGTACAGCCCTTGCAGCCGATCATGAGTCGCCTGCCGGAAATGCTTCGTCGTTTGGGTAAACCTCAGGCTTTGGGCCATGTCGAGTTGTTCGCCGGCTCGTCCCTGGCGATATTGCTGCGGCATATGGCGCCGTTGTCGGAAGCCGACCTGACGATCCTCAAGGATTTCTGCGCGTTCCATGAGGCCCAGTTGTGGCTGCATGGCGAAGGCGAGCCGCAACCGGTCGATCCGGGGCAGGCCCTGGGTTATCGCCTGGTAACCTGGGACCTGGAGCTGGCTTACCGGCCGGGGGATTTCATCCAGGTGAACGCCGCCGTCAACGAGGCGATGGTCGCCCAGGCGCTGCAATGGCTGGCGCCTCGACCCGATGAGCGAGTGCTGGACCTGTTCTGTGGCCTGGGCAACTTTGCCTTGCCGCTGGCCAGGCAGGTGCGCGAGGTGGTGGCGGTGGAGGGCGTGCAGACCATGGTCGAGCGCGCGGCGGCGAACGCCCTCAGCAACAATTTGCATAACACTGCCTTTTTTCAGGCCGATTTATCCCAGCCTTTGGCGGCTGCCGAGTGGATCGGCGAAGGCTTTTCTGCGGTACTCTTGGACCCACCCCGTGATGGTGCTTTCGAGGTGGTGCGCAAGCTGGCCTCGCTGGGTGCCAGGCGGCTGGTTTATGTGTCGTGCAACCCGGCAACTTTGGCCCGGGACACGGTCGAATTGATCAAGCAGGGCTACCGGTTAAAACGTGCCGGGATTCTCGATATGTTTCCTCAGACGGCGCATGTCGAGGCCATGGCGTTATTTGAAGCGAGCCAGGATGGCTTGTCCGACTGA
- a CDS encoding sensor histidine kinase — protein MKWSDLPGRHSLFWKLACLLVAFCLLMIWLSWSWGRYMEERNQFLSDQARGTLTRYAAEAEQAWRSGRQAGVDRWLQGMQPREASWVGVIGPDLQSLSGQPLTEKEVERLTFLRGLDWPIHKKGRPWLRVPFPGDPSVGSLVIELPERFLPGQYQWFWRVMTNGVIPGLFTLLLCVGLYRLLVVPLNQLREQANAWRADQLGVRLSSRTTERADELGELGRAFDHMSERLQSTVALQQQLLRDLSHELRTPLSRLQVASDSERDLGQLRERVAREVEGMQRLVEDTLQLAWLDTERAPLAVEAIQVQALWEMLTENACYESGWPSAQLQCAVDADCWVQGNLNTLAQALENILRNAIRHSPPGGVVRLGGRREGGFWLLWLEDEGGGVAEQDLERIFDPFTRLDGSRPGDGGFGLGLSIARNALARQAGRLWAQNGRKGLRLNLRLVATQAATASVARELAPAGARSGPLQTA, from the coding sequence ATGAAGTGGTCTGATCTGCCTGGGCGGCACTCGTTGTTCTGGAAACTGGCCTGCCTGCTGGTGGCGTTCTGTCTGCTGATGATCTGGCTGAGCTGGTCATGGGGCCGTTATATGGAGGAGCGCAACCAGTTCCTCTCGGACCAGGCCCGCGGCACCCTCACGCGTTACGCCGCCGAGGCCGAGCAGGCCTGGCGTTCCGGCCGGCAGGCGGGGGTGGACCGCTGGTTGCAAGGCATGCAGCCGCGCGAGGCAAGCTGGGTGGGGGTGATCGGCCCCGACCTGCAATCGTTGAGCGGGCAGCCGCTGACCGAGAAAGAGGTCGAGCGTCTGACCTTCCTCCGTGGTCTGGATTGGCCGATCCACAAGAAAGGGCGACCGTGGCTGCGGGTGCCGTTCCCCGGCGACCCGTCCGTCGGCAGCCTGGTGATCGAACTGCCCGAGCGTTTCCTGCCGGGGCAGTACCAATGGTTCTGGCGGGTGATGACCAACGGCGTGATTCCTGGATTGTTCACCCTGTTGCTCTGTGTCGGGCTGTATCGCCTGCTGGTGGTGCCGCTCAATCAACTGCGCGAACAGGCCAATGCCTGGCGGGCCGATCAGTTGGGCGTGCGCCTGTCCAGCCGTACCACCGAGCGTGCCGATGAACTGGGCGAGCTGGGTCGGGCTTTCGATCACATGTCCGAGCGGTTGCAATCGACCGTCGCGCTGCAACAGCAACTGCTGCGCGACCTGTCCCATGAGCTGCGCACACCGCTGAGTCGCCTGCAAGTCGCCAGCGACAGCGAGCGGGACCTGGGCCAGTTGCGCGAGCGCGTCGCCCGGGAAGTCGAAGGCATGCAGCGATTGGTCGAGGACACCCTGCAACTGGCCTGGCTCGACACCGAACGCGCGCCATTGGCGGTCGAGGCGATCCAGGTCCAGGCCTTGTGGGAAATGCTCACGGAAAACGCCTGTTACGAAAGCGGCTGGCCCAGCGCTCAACTGCAATGCGCCGTCGATGCCGATTGCTGGGTCCAGGGCAACCTCAACACCCTGGCGCAGGCTCTGGAAAACATCCTGCGCAACGCCATCCGGCACTCGCCGCCCGGTGGCGTGGTGCGGCTGGGCGGTCGGCGTGAGGGCGGTTTCTGGCTGCTGTGGCTTGAGGACGAAGGCGGTGGCGTGGCCGAGCAGGATCTTGAGCGTATCTTCGACCCGTTCACCCGTCTCGATGGCTCGCGCCCGGGAGACGGCGGTTTCGGGCTGGGCCTGAGCATCGCCCGTAATGCGCTGGCGCGCCAGGCTGGACGGCTGTGGGCGCAGAACGGCAGGAAGGGCCTGCGGTTGAATCTGCGTCTGGTCGCCACTCAAGCAGCCACCGCCTCCGTGGCGAGGGAGCTTGCTCCCGCTGGGGCGCGCAGCGGCCCCCTGCAAACTGCCTGA
- the mazG gene encoding nucleoside triphosphate pyrophosphohydrolase, translating into MYSLEDLLHLMNRLRDPQYGCPWDIRQTYATIVPHTVEEAYEVADAIERGDFDHLQGELGDLLFQVVYYSQLAREENRFEFAGVVDSITRKLIRRHPHVFPTGDLYAAEDTPRLSEEQVKQRWEEIKAEERAEKASVPEQLSLLDDVPAALPALSRSAKLQKRAGQVGFDWPGPLPVLDKVREELDEVLEAMADNDTAAISDEVGDLLFSVVNLARHLKVDPETALRGANAKFERRFRFIEQALRETHRPMEDCTLEELDALWGEAKRQEKNLPSCG; encoded by the coding sequence ATGTACAGCCTCGAAGACCTGCTTCACCTGATGAACCGCTTGCGCGACCCGCAATACGGCTGCCCGTGGGACATCAGGCAAACCTACGCAACCATCGTCCCTCATACCGTGGAGGAAGCCTACGAAGTGGCCGACGCCATCGAGCGCGGCGACTTCGATCACCTTCAAGGCGAGTTGGGCGATTTGCTGTTCCAGGTGGTGTATTACAGCCAGCTGGCCCGGGAAGAAAACCGTTTCGAATTCGCCGGCGTGGTCGATAGCATCACCCGCAAGCTGATTCGCCGCCATCCCCATGTGTTTCCCACCGGTGACCTTTACGCAGCCGAGGATACCCCGCGCCTGAGCGAAGAGCAGGTCAAGCAGCGCTGGGAGGAAATCAAGGCAGAGGAGCGCGCCGAGAAGGCCTCGGTGCCCGAGCAGTTGTCGTTGCTTGATGATGTACCGGCGGCATTGCCGGCCTTGTCGCGGTCGGCGAAGTTGCAGAAGCGCGCCGGTCAGGTCGGTTTCGATTGGCCGGGACCGCTGCCGGTGCTCGATAAGGTCCGTGAAGAGCTCGACGAAGTGCTCGAAGCCATGGCGGACAATGACACCGCAGCCATCAGCGACGAAGTGGGTGACCTGCTGTTCAGCGTGGTGAACCTGGCTCGACACTTGAAAGTCGACCCCGAAACGGCCTTGCGTGGCGCCAATGCAAAGTTTGAAAGACGTTTCCGATTTATCGAACAGGCATTGCGCGAGACCCACCGTCCCATGGAAGATTGCACCCTCGAAGAGTTGGACGCCTTGTGGGGCGAAGCCAAACGTCAGGAAAAGAATTTGCCCAGCTGCGGCTGA
- a CDS encoding response regulator transcription factor has protein sequence MNPIPAVPPRILAIEDDPVLGAYVHEHLARSGFEVTWCQNGQDGLDIACRQAFDVVLMDILLPGLDGLAVLTRLRRSHSTPVLLMSALGAEADRISGFRLGADDYLPKPFSMAELRVRIEAILRRVALDRRPAEVMTPHQMQDLDFDEQRSDVQVQGQWAGLTRSEYRLLDVLHRSDSEVLSKAFLYQHVLQRGYAPHDRSLDMHVSQIRRKLKAIGYTARELRTVWGKGYVLSAVDEVV, from the coding sequence ATGAATCCCATCCCCGCTGTGCCGCCGCGCATCCTTGCCATCGAAGACGACCCCGTGCTGGGCGCTTATGTCCATGAGCATCTGGCCCGCAGCGGCTTCGAAGTGACCTGGTGCCAGAACGGCCAGGATGGCCTGGACATCGCCTGCCGGCAGGCTTTCGACGTGGTGCTGATGGACATCCTCCTGCCCGGGTTGGATGGCCTCGCGGTGCTGACCCGTTTGCGCAGGAGCCATTCGACCCCGGTGTTGCTGATGTCTGCCCTGGGCGCGGAAGCGGATCGCATCAGCGGCTTTCGCCTCGGCGCCGACGATTACCTGCCCAAACCGTTCAGCATGGCGGAGTTGCGCGTGCGCATCGAGGCCATCCTGCGCCGAGTGGCGCTGGATCGGCGCCCGGCCGAGGTGATGACCCCGCACCAGATGCAGGACCTGGATTTTGATGAGCAGCGCAGTGATGTACAAGTCCAAGGCCAATGGGCAGGGCTGACGCGCAGCGAATACCGTTTGCTCGACGTCCTGCACCGCAGCGACAGTGAAGTCTTGAGCAAGGCCTTCCTCTATCAGCATGTGTTGCAGCGCGGCTATGCACCGCATGATCGCAGCCTGGACATGCATGTCAGCCAGATCCGCCGCAAGCTCAAGGCTATCGGCTACACCGCGCGAGAGCTGCGCACGGTGTGGGGCAAGGGCTACGTGTTGAGTGCCGTCGATGAAGTGGTCTGA